In one Leptospira fletcheri genomic region, the following are encoded:
- a CDS encoding glutathione S-transferase family protein, giving the protein MSELILVIGNKNLSSWSFRPWILLKQAGIPFREVSLRLFTPEYASVIADYSPSGKVPVLRDGDLTIWDSLSIAEYAAEKKPELWPKNSNTRAKARSITAEMHSGFTGLRSNLTMNFTGRISDKQIPPEAQKDIDRIRNLWEENLRENGGPFLFGKDFTVADAFYAPIVSRFITYKVPLSGPSAEYVRTISSLPAYKEWEQGAAEQEKRS; this is encoded by the coding sequence ATGAGCGAACTCATTTTAGTGATCGGAAATAAGAACCTTTCTTCCTGGTCCTTCCGTCCCTGGATCCTTTTAAAACAAGCCGGTATTCCGTTTCGGGAAGTTTCTCTCCGACTGTTTACACCCGAATATGCTTCGGTGATCGCCGATTATTCTCCGTCTGGAAAAGTTCCCGTTCTCCGAGACGGAGACCTTACGATCTGGGACAGCCTGAGTATTGCCGAGTATGCGGCGGAGAAGAAGCCGGAACTCTGGCCCAAAAATTCGAATACGAGAGCCAAGGCCAGATCGATCACCGCGGAGATGCACTCCGGCTTTACGGGTCTCAGAAGCAACTTAACCATGAACTTCACCGGAAGGATCTCCGACAAGCAGATCCCTCCGGAGGCCCAAAAGGACATAGATAGGATCCGAAACTTATGGGAAGAAAATTTACGGGAAAATGGAGGTCCTTTTCTGTTCGGTAAGGATTTTACCGTAGCGGACGCGTTCTATGCTCCGATAGTTTCTCGCTTCATCACTTATAAGGTTCCTCTTTCCGGCCCGAGTGCGGAATACGTGCGCACGATTTCTTCTCTACCTGCCTACAAGGAATGGGAACAAGGCGCCGCAGAACAGGAAAAACGCTCCTGA
- a CDS encoding PAS domain-containing protein, with the protein MEYLREYDQKYETVPDILLVCNAEGQILHISHKGKEILEFLSEDLLFGKNLVDLFSERDKPFVQAEILPVALRNGEWQGQVYVLKKSGEKIPTLQIATILPNSQKGLSFLLFIKGGASERIRSTDIIYRAFRQSKSAMFLTDKDGVILAANGQFEVISGFAESELIGKTPKVFQSDPASLEFYNEFWEKILQGKEFHGSLPNRKRSGRYLQWNQIISPIQDEEGKITNFLMVLSEREVGGPFQLRGVLEIASKGPTQPDVLRRFEGYDRQSLARILREKTKLTKKETDICASIASGKDKHQICEELGIHSGTLKNHLKSIYRKTIDLEKEIPGPERDKLQKLTIYLFRLAGN; encoded by the coding sequence TTGGAATACTTAAGGGAATACGATCAAAAATACGAAACCGTACCCGATATTCTACTGGTCTGCAATGCCGAGGGGCAGATCCTGCATATCAGTCATAAAGGAAAGGAAATCCTGGAGTTTCTTTCCGAAGATCTGCTTTTCGGAAAGAATCTGGTGGATTTGTTTTCCGAAAGGGACAAGCCCTTCGTTCAGGCCGAGATATTGCCGGTAGCTCTGCGGAACGGAGAGTGGCAGGGCCAGGTCTACGTTCTGAAAAAATCCGGAGAGAAAATTCCCACTTTGCAAATCGCTACGATCCTGCCCAATTCCCAAAAAGGTTTGTCCTTTTTATTGTTCATTAAGGGTGGGGCTTCCGAACGCATTCGATCCACGGATATCATCTATCGGGCTTTCCGCCAATCCAAGAGTGCGATGTTTTTAACGGATAAAGACGGTGTGATCCTTGCCGCTAACGGTCAGTTCGAAGTAATCTCAGGGTTTGCGGAATCCGAATTGATCGGAAAGACTCCTAAAGTGTTCCAGTCCGATCCGGCTTCTTTGGAGTTTTACAACGAGTTTTGGGAAAAGATTCTCCAAGGGAAGGAATTCCACGGAAGTCTTCCGAACCGGAAGCGCTCCGGTAGATATTTGCAATGGAATCAGATCATCTCCCCCATCCAGGACGAAGAAGGTAAAATTACCAATTTTCTCATGGTATTGTCCGAGCGGGAAGTAGGAGGGCCGTTCCAGTTACGCGGGGTCTTGGAGATCGCATCTAAAGGACCGACTCAGCCCGATGTTTTGCGCCGTTTCGAAGGATACGACCGTCAGTCTTTGGCGCGGATTCTTCGGGAAAAAACGAAGCTGACCAAGAAGGAAACGGACATCTGTGCCAGCATCGCTTCGGGCAAGGATAAACACCAGATCTGCGAGGAATTGGGCATCCATTCCGGAACGTTGAAAAACCATCTCAAATCGATTTATAGAAAAACCATAGATTTGGAAAAAGAAATCCCCGGTCCTGAGCGGGACAAACTCCAAAAGCTGACGATTTATCTATTTCGTTTAGCGGGAAACTGA
- the msrA gene encoding peptide-methionine (S)-S-oxide reductase MsrA: protein MKRKSNPFFPLIRSILPLLLLFAVLPAATKEKTKLETAIFAGGCFWCMEGPFEKLPGVVSVVSGYCGGKEKNPKYEEVGHGQTGHRESVLITYDPEKIKYETLLETYWRQIDPTDDGGQFADRGKQYKTAIFYKNNIQKKMAENSKRSLAMSGKFQKPIVVEILAASDFYPAEEYHQDYYKRNPDHYKQYRKGSGREDYLRKTWGQ, encoded by the coding sequence ATGAAACGTAAATCGAATCCGTTCTTCCCTTTGATCCGCTCCATCCTTCCTCTTTTGCTCCTCTTCGCCGTTTTGCCCGCAGCAACAAAAGAGAAAACGAAACTAGAAACCGCGATTTTCGCCGGAGGTTGTTTTTGGTGTATGGAAGGTCCCTTTGAAAAACTTCCGGGAGTCGTCTCTGTGGTCTCCGGTTATTGCGGCGGAAAAGAGAAAAATCCGAAATACGAGGAGGTGGGACACGGACAAACAGGGCACCGGGAATCCGTCTTAATCACCTACGATCCGGAAAAAATCAAATACGAGACCCTGCTGGAAACGTACTGGAGACAAATCGATCCGACGGACGACGGAGGACAATTCGCCGATAGAGGGAAACAGTACAAAACCGCCATATTCTATAAAAATAATATTCAAAAAAAGATGGCGGAAAATTCCAAACGATCCTTAGCGATGTCGGGTAAATTCCAAAAACCGATCGTAGTGGAAATTTTGGCGGCTAGCGACTTTTATCCCGCGGAAGAATACCACCAAGACTATTATAAAAGGAACCCGGATCATTATAAGCAATACAGAAAAGGTTCCGGGCGGGAAGATTATTTACGGAAAACTTGGGGACAATGA
- a CDS encoding GreA/GreB family elongation factor, which translates to MSVKRLLSKPDHQKILSTLESSELPQSVPTSVIESLRKELSKAKKLDPQKVPEDLITMNSKFVLRDLGNAQAFQFTLVYPEDWESTHPSSGKISVFSPHGSAVLGARVGEVVRWLVDGNEKYLRVQELLFQP; encoded by the coding sequence ATGAGCGTAAAGCGGCTTCTATCCAAACCGGATCATCAAAAAATCCTTTCCACGCTGGAAAGCTCCGAACTCCCCCAAAGCGTACCTACTTCCGTGATCGAAAGCCTGCGCAAAGAACTTTCCAAAGCCAAGAAACTGGACCCGCAGAAGGTTCCGGAGGATCTGATCACGATGAATTCCAAATTCGTATTACGGGACCTCGGGAACGCGCAGGCATTCCAATTCACGCTAGTCTATCCGGAGGATTGGGAAAGTACCCATCCTTCCAGTGGAAAAATTTCCGTATTCTCTCCGCACGGCAGCGCCGTATTGGGAGCAAGAGTAGGAGAAGTTGTACGTTGGTTAGTGGACGGGAACGAGAAATACTTAAGAGTACAAGAATTGCTCTTTCAACCCTGA
- a CDS encoding SET domain-containing protein, with amino-acid sequence MIERRTNKFGEYGIFASSRITKGTLLFSYSEWIEDEEFGWKVLSVAEAEALPESEKEIFMKYGYDVDFGLVTGPTGPQFVINNSNFMNHSCDPNMWYDQNDNIIAKRDIRKGEELTIDYANFVVNFDQTFECRCGAPNCRKYIRKDDWKILLPEYHLNFPAFMHKEIKKLLVKVPA; translated from the coding sequence ATGATCGAAAGACGCACGAACAAATTCGGGGAATACGGAATTTTCGCCTCGTCGCGCATAACTAAAGGGACGCTTCTTTTTAGCTACAGCGAGTGGATCGAGGACGAAGAGTTCGGCTGGAAGGTGCTATCCGTCGCCGAAGCGGAAGCACTCCCCGAGTCCGAGAAGGAAATCTTCATGAAATACGGCTATGACGTAGATTTTGGACTCGTAACCGGACCCACCGGCCCCCAGTTCGTCATTAACAACTCCAACTTCATGAACCACTCTTGCGATCCGAATATGTGGTATGATCAGAACGATAATATCATCGCAAAGCGGGACATACGAAAAGGAGAAGAGCTGACCATCGACTACGCGAATTTCGTAGTGAACTTCGACCAAACCTTTGAATGCCGCTGCGGAGCTCCGAATTGCCGGAAATACATTCGTAAGGACGATTGGAAGATTCTTTTGCCGGAGTATCATCTTAACTTCCCGGCATTTATGCACAAAGAAATCAAGAAGCTCCTGGTCAAAGTTCCGGCTTGA
- a CDS encoding DUF2179 domain-containing protein: protein MPPWISEYVFLPLGIYLARVTDVSIGTVRIILISRERKILAAALGFVEVLLWLIVITQIIRNLNNALCYIAYGAGFATGTFLGMVVEEKLAIGHSLIRIIVSGNGDNIIESLTRSGFRTTRLDAFGSRGPVTVILSFLRRKEVPDVLEILGKTAPRAFYTIENARKTSDLGIWKEEPGGEFLAGLLWRRQSKIRK from the coding sequence ATGCCCCCCTGGATCTCAGAGTACGTTTTCCTCCCCCTAGGAATCTATCTGGCAAGGGTTACGGATGTCAGCATAGGAACGGTCCGAATCATCCTGATCTCCCGGGAACGAAAGATCCTAGCCGCCGCCTTGGGTTTCGTGGAAGTCCTTTTGTGGCTGATCGTCATCACTCAGATCATCCGGAACCTGAACAATGCACTTTGCTACATCGCATACGGGGCCGGTTTTGCGACGGGAACCTTCCTCGGAATGGTCGTGGAGGAAAAGCTCGCAATCGGTCATTCCCTCATACGGATCATCGTTTCGGGAAATGGGGACAATATCATCGAAAGTCTGACCCGTTCCGGCTTTAGAACCACCCGATTGGACGCTTTCGGCTCCCGGGGACCGGTAACCGTGATCCTTTCCTTTCTGCGCAGAAAAGAGGTTCCGGATGTTCTAGAAATCCTGGGAAAAACGGCTCCGAGGGCGTTTTACACGATCGAAAACGCCAGGAAAACCAGCGACCTCGGAATTTGGAAGGAGGAGCCCGGAGGGGAATTTTTGGCCGGCCTTCTCTGGAGAAGGCAATCCAAAATCAGAAAGTGA
- a CDS encoding HTTM domain-containing protein, with translation MKTKFGFIDRLRTEMTDFSPAWSLGLFRFGLGILCTSISLRYLLNDWVGKFFLEPEFHFKYFGFSWVEVLPAWLLYPFFWILSIAGLGICLGILYRLCVTIYFLGFVYFNLIDSALYLNHSYLLGLVLWIMIWLPADRCLSVGHFLEAYRTGRWPNPKIRNWNLWLLRFQFACVYFFGGIAKIESDWLVRAQPLKIWLARDTDFPVIGKFFATPIAGYIFGYAGLLFDLVVPFLLLKPKLRSWMFSFVVLFQILIWELFPVGIFPWIMIWGSALFLSAYWPLSLRNFLKRRGIFPYGEFRNLFRTVWQKLPVRFRFDSAQIILHLLTRIEGLGRWGKSAGTRLSGLRSSRIVNLGPYVLGVYLVAQILLPLRHRFYPGNVLWTEQGSRFSWQTMLSQKNAITSFRVANLRTGEVRFVLADSYLSERQKIPMSTNPDLILQFSHYLGRVEKEKTGDEAAVYADITVSLNGRKSKPFVNPTRDLMKAKETLFPQDWILPEER, from the coding sequence ATGAAAACCAAGTTTGGCTTTATAGATCGGCTTCGGACCGAAATGACGGATTTTTCCCCCGCCTGGTCCCTAGGTTTGTTTCGATTCGGACTCGGAATCCTATGCACCTCGATCTCGCTTAGGTATCTCCTCAATGATTGGGTCGGAAAATTCTTCTTAGAGCCGGAATTCCATTTTAAATATTTCGGATTTTCCTGGGTGGAAGTTTTGCCCGCCTGGCTTCTTTACCCTTTCTTCTGGATCCTGTCGATTGCGGGTTTGGGAATCTGCCTTGGTATTCTGTACCGGCTTTGTGTTACGATCTATTTCTTAGGATTCGTTTATTTCAACCTGATCGACTCTGCCCTGTATTTAAATCATTCCTATCTGCTCGGACTGGTGCTTTGGATCATGATCTGGTTGCCGGCCGATCGTTGCCTTTCCGTGGGACATTTTCTGGAAGCGTACAGAACAGGTCGATGGCCCAACCCTAAAATACGCAACTGGAATCTCTGGCTGCTCCGCTTCCAATTCGCCTGCGTTTATTTCTTCGGAGGGATTGCTAAAATCGAATCCGATTGGCTTGTCAGAGCACAGCCTCTCAAAATCTGGCTGGCGAGAGACACGGACTTTCCTGTGATCGGAAAATTTTTCGCGACCCCGATCGCCGGATATATATTCGGTTATGCGGGACTGCTATTCGATCTAGTGGTCCCGTTTTTGTTGTTAAAACCGAAACTCAGGTCTTGGATGTTCTCCTTCGTCGTCCTTTTCCAAATTCTGATCTGGGAACTTTTTCCCGTAGGGATATTTCCCTGGATCATGATTTGGGGATCCGCCCTCTTCCTCTCCGCCTACTGGCCTTTGAGCCTGAGGAATTTTTTGAAACGCCGGGGGATCTTTCCTTACGGAGAATTCAGAAATCTATTCCGAACCGTTTGGCAAAAACTTCCGGTCCGCTTTCGGTTCGACTCCGCTCAGATTATTTTGCATCTGTTGACCCGCATCGAAGGGTTGGGTCGTTGGGGGAAATCAGCCGGAACTCGTCTCTCGGGACTCCGTTCTTCCCGGATCGTAAATCTTGGACCGTACGTCTTAGGCGTATATCTTGTGGCGCAGATCCTCCTCCCTCTACGGCATAGATTTTATCCCGGAAACGTCCTATGGACGGAACAAGGTTCGCGCTTTTCCTGGCAGACGATGCTATCCCAAAAAAATGCGATCACATCCTTTCGGGTCGCGAATTTAAGAACAGGTGAGGTCCGTTTCGTCCTTGCCGATTCTTATCTTTCCGAAAGGCAAAAAATCCCGATGAGCACCAATCCGGATCTGATTTTGCAATTTTCCCATTATCTAGGAAGGGTAGAAAAAGAAAAAACCGGAGATGAGGCTGCCGTTTATGCGGATATAACCGTCTCCTTGAACGGTAGAAAAAGCAAACCGTTCGTAAACCCAACCAGGGACTTAATGAAGGCGAAAGAAACCCTTTTCCCCCAGGATTGGATCCTGCCCGAGGAAAGATAA
- a CDS encoding DNA-processing protein DprA codes for MRKKDSVLRMDFLSLSSPKLHSLIGRSRILSRFPSELEAISELEKILPASLRSLVTEEAKRYRISFEKLGGFVLSYYDSDYPKLLREIYDPPPNLFCIGDRNVLGQNLAAVVGTRSISPITRLACKSVPSLLSETGYSGLVSGLALGADALVMDAALNAGMFVLGVLGTGPEKEYPAENGALFRKMKNTAKALIVTEYPPDFPVRKYAFPKRNRIITGICPTLFLMEAPAKSGAISSASSALSQNREIYVFDHPAQTRNEGGKKLISEGANLLLFPRLSDTGEKFFHKDDLLPEDFRDLPETLARLGKETLDDNWIHLGNGYLTSEG; via the coding sequence TTGCGGAAAAAAGATTCCGTTCTCCGCATGGATTTTCTTTCTCTCAGTTCTCCTAAATTGCATTCCCTGATCGGACGATCGAGGATACTTTCCCGTTTTCCTTCCGAACTCGAAGCGATTTCCGAATTGGAAAAAATTCTCCCGGCCTCTCTCCGATCCTTAGTAACGGAGGAGGCGAAACGATACAGGATCTCCTTCGAAAAGTTAGGCGGCTTCGTTCTAAGCTATTACGATTCCGATTATCCTAAATTATTAAGAGAAATATACGATCCTCCACCGAATCTGTTCTGCATCGGGGACCGAAACGTTCTGGGGCAAAATCTCGCGGCGGTGGTCGGGACAAGATCGATTTCTCCGATCACGAGGTTGGCCTGCAAATCCGTGCCTTCGCTTTTATCCGAAACGGGATACTCCGGCCTTGTGTCCGGACTAGCTCTCGGAGCGGACGCGCTAGTGATGGACGCTGCCTTAAATGCGGGAATGTTCGTATTAGGTGTTCTAGGAACAGGCCCCGAAAAGGAATACCCTGCGGAAAACGGAGCTTTATTCCGGAAGATGAAGAACACTGCGAAGGCTCTTATCGTCACGGAATATCCGCCCGATTTTCCCGTACGCAAATACGCGTTTCCAAAGCGAAACAGGATCATCACCGGGATTTGCCCGACGTTATTTCTGATGGAAGCTCCCGCAAAAAGCGGCGCGATCTCCTCGGCCTCAAGCGCCCTTTCCCAAAATCGAGAAATCTATGTATTCGACCACCCCGCACAAACCCGTAACGAAGGTGGAAAAAAATTGATATCGGAAGGGGCAAACCTTCTTCTGTTCCCTCGACTTTCGGACACGGGTGAAAAATTTTTCCACAAAGATGATCTTTTACCCGAGGATTTCCGGGACTTGCCTGAAACACTGGCCCGTTTGGGGAAAGAAACATTGGACGACAACTGGATCCATTTAGGCAATGGCTATCTGACGTCGGAAGGCTAG
- a CDS encoding tetratricopeptide repeat protein has translation MKTFSSITILLVFLSGTFDSCKNLSKFSSKSTYKPPTVEDLESWKRRLSMDESEIVELEKKIRELASKTRSAGALSWKIAQGYMKIGDYDLASKYYNIAIQEEANGKKSEVVGADVHFFESALPYFDKALLLMPVDQQLLFETGLAYANASKDRGWEPNRRQAAIEIFQALSRQDPRDSRFPFQLALIYFDSSMADSSWEGIQAGFHEQDKAFVLLDSILRKEPRNVPAKFAKANFLYRSGKIGEAKEEYLQIRSALESLKKDGFIKENLEENDSYKNVLSDLKKLEASEK, from the coding sequence ATGAAGACCTTCTCCTCCATAACCATTCTTCTCGTTTTTCTCTCTGGCACTTTCGATTCCTGTAAGAATCTCAGTAAATTTTCCTCCAAAAGCACGTACAAACCCCCTACGGTAGAAGACTTGGAATCTTGGAAGCGCAGGCTCTCGATGGATGAGTCCGAAATCGTGGAATTGGAAAAAAAAATCCGGGAACTCGCTTCCAAAACCAGATCTGCAGGAGCTCTCAGTTGGAAAATCGCCCAAGGCTATATGAAAATCGGCGACTACGATCTTGCCTCTAAATATTATAATATAGCGATCCAAGAGGAAGCGAACGGTAAAAAATCCGAGGTCGTCGGGGCGGACGTACACTTTTTCGAATCGGCTCTACCCTATTTCGACAAGGCGCTTCTATTGATGCCCGTAGACCAACAATTGCTCTTCGAAACCGGATTGGCGTATGCGAACGCTTCTAAGGACCGAGGCTGGGAACCGAACCGACGGCAGGCAGCCATCGAAATTTTCCAGGCTCTTTCCCGTCAGGATCCCAGGGATTCCAGATTTCCCTTCCAATTGGCCCTGATCTATTTCGATTCCTCCATGGCGGATTCGTCTTGGGAAGGAATTCAGGCGGGATTTCACGAGCAGGACAAGGCATTCGTTCTTTTGGATTCTATTTTAAGAAAGGAACCCCGAAATGTTCCCGCAAAATTTGCGAAGGCGAATTTCCTCTACCGGTCAGGCAAAATAGGGGAAGCGAAAGAGGAATACCTGCAGATCAGGTCCGCATTGGAAAGCCTGAAAAAGGACGGATTTATCAAGGAAAATCTGGAAGAAAACGATTCCTATAAAAACGTGCTGAGCGATCTGAAAAAGTTGGAAGCGAGCGAAAAATAA
- a CDS encoding DoxX family protein: MKTVGKYLYAVPFLIFGIFHLIYAPGMAGLVPSYIPFQVVWVYLTGVAMIAAAASIFINKKTKLATTLLAVLLGLYIVLIHLGPAAGGNQQELMALLKDLGLLGGALVIAGISKDNE; the protein is encoded by the coding sequence ATGAAAACCGTAGGGAAGTACCTATATGCAGTTCCGTTTTTAATCTTCGGGATTTTTCACCTGATTTACGCTCCTGGAATGGCCGGATTAGTACCTTCTTATATACCCTTTCAGGTTGTTTGGGTTTACTTAACGGGCGTTGCAATGATCGCGGCCGCGGCCAGCATCTTTATCAATAAAAAAACGAAATTGGCCACGACTCTTTTAGCCGTATTACTAGGCTTATATATCGTATTGATCCATTTAGGGCCGGCAGCGGGGGGAAACCAACAGGAACTCATGGCCCTCTTAAAGGACTTGGGATTGTTAGGTGGAGCCTTGGTGATTGCGGGAATTTCAAAAGACAACGAGTGA
- a CDS encoding GNAT family N-acetyltransferase, whose product MPFGKKIIPPPGWRIAEEKDVKFLSESERICFPDSFWTPIGIAEHIDSHPAWVREETGHLFFLDLGEEAELLRIGIFPEKRGFGEAKRALSYLCSAYPRVFLEVGASNLAAKGLYVSLGFQEIGRRKGYYSSGEDAILMENRLTEGRS is encoded by the coding sequence TTGCCATTCGGAAAAAAAATAATTCCCCCACCCGGATGGCGAATTGCGGAAGAAAAAGACGTAAAATTTCTGTCCGAGTCGGAAAGGATCTGCTTTCCGGATTCTTTTTGGACTCCAATAGGAATCGCCGAACATATCGATTCGCATCCGGCCTGGGTTCGAGAGGAAACGGGTCATTTGTTCTTTCTGGATTTGGGCGAAGAAGCGGAATTGCTTCGGATCGGAATCTTTCCGGAAAAAAGAGGTTTCGGCGAGGCAAAGCGTGCGCTCTCTTATTTGTGCTCCGCTTATCCCAGAGTGTTCTTGGAAGTCGGCGCTTCCAATCTTGCGGCAAAGGGTTTGTACGTTTCCTTAGGTTTTCAGGAAATCGGAAGAAGAAAGGGTTATTATTCCTCCGGAGAAGACGCAATCCTGATGGAAAATCGCCTAACGGAAGGGCGTTCTTAA